In Aedes albopictus strain Foshan chromosome 3, AalbF5, whole genome shotgun sequence, the following are encoded in one genomic region:
- the LOC109412067 gene encoding trypsin-2-like, with translation MKIGTVLVVVFGLAFTEGFALSPKSDEDSIKIVGGHPIGIEQAPYQVSVQVKTRTSHRHICGGAILSADKVLTAAHCIEDGTKYAVRAGSNNHGHGGQLVNVLDVRVHPEFSDYYLTNDVAMLRLERHLFFSRSVALIGMAFSEFFYKEPKEVFVSGWGSILYDSSLSDRLQGVSIPLVNHDQCSELYAEFNNVTDSMFCAGQVEKGGKDSCQGDSGGPVVMNGYLIGVVSWGYGCAEPKYPGVYSKVYSFREWIQSLL, from the exons ATGAAGATCGGTACAGTGTTGGTTGTAGTTTTTGGCCTTGCGTTCACCGAAG GTTTCGCACTAAGTCCCAAAAGTGATGAAGACAGTATTAAAATTGTTGGAGGTCACCCGATTGGGATTGAGCAAGCCCCCTACCAGGTATCGGTACAGGTCAAAACCAGAACGTCCCATCGACACATTTGCGGCGGAGCCATTCTAAGCGCCGACAAAGTTCTAACCGCAGCTCACTGCATCGAAGA TGGCACAAAGTACGCCGTTCGCGCCGGGTCCAACAACCACGGTCACGGAGGTCAGCTGGTGAACGTTCTGGATGTTCGAGTCCACCCGGAGTTCAGCGATTACTATCTGACCAATGACGTTGCCATGTTGCGGCTCGAGAGGCATCTCTTCTTCAGCAGGTCGGTCGCACTGATCGGGATGGCCTTTTCGGAGTTCTTCTACAAGGAACCGAAAGAGGTGTTCGTTTCCGGTTGGGGATCCATTCTG TATGATTCATCGCTATCCGATCGGCTTCAAGGAGTTTCCATCCCGTTGGTGAACCATGATCAATGTTCGGAGCTGTACGCGGAGTTCAACAACGTTACGGATTCGATGTTCTGCGCAGGCCAAGTGGAGAAGGGTGGCAAGGACTCCTGCCAGGGTGATTCCGGTGGTCCTGTGGTTATGAACGGGTACCTTATTGGGGTTGTATCTTGGGGCTATGGGTGCGCAGAACCAAAGTATCCAGGAGTGTACTCGAAGGTGTACTCATTCCGGGAATGGATTCAGTCATTGCTGTGA